CAGGGCGTGCGGCCTGTTGGGGTTGCGCTGGGTGCGCCGGGTGAGCGCGTCGTGCAGGGCGACGTAGGCGCCGCAGATGGCGGCCGTCCGGGTGCCGCCGTCGGCTTGGAGAACGTCGCAGTCGAGCACCACGGAGACCTCTCCCAGCACCGACATGTCGGTGACGGCCCGGAGGCTGCGGCCGATGAGGCGCTGGATCTCCTGGGTGCGGCCGGACTGCTTGCCCTTCACCGCCTCCCTGCCCACTCGCTCGGTGGTGGACCCCGGGAGCAGGGAGTACTCGGCGGTGACCCAGCCCTTCCCCGTGCCCTTCATCCACCTGGGCACCTGCTCCTCCACCGAGGCCGTGCACAGGACGCGCGTGCGGCCCATGCAGGCCAGCACGGAGCCCGCCGCGAAGTCGGTGTAGTCGCGCTCGAAGCGCACGGGGCGCAGGTCGTCGGGCTTGCGCCCGTAGCTCCGCTCGGTCATACCGGGTAGGTCTCGTTCATCCGGGCGAGGTCCACCGGGCCACCGTAGGCGGCGGCCGCCTCGGCGAGGATCTCCGCAGGGTCGACGGTGGGCCACAGGTGGGTGAGCAGCAGCCCGGCCGCACCCGCCTCCCGGGTCATGTCGCCCGCTTCCTTGGCGCTCAGGTGCAGCGGCGCACGCTCCTGGCGGTGGGGGTACGTCGCCTCGCAGAGCGCCAGGTCGATGCCGGCGCCGAGGGCCGCAAACGACCAGCCCGGCCCGGTGTCGGCGGAATAGGCGAGCGAGCGGCCGTCACCGTCGATCCGGACGGCCAGCGTCTCGGGAGGGTGGACGGTACGGGAGAAGCGCACGGCCAGGCCGCCGATGGTGATCTCGTCACCGTCGGCGACTACCCGCCAGTCGAAGGCCGGCGCGGCGTCGCCGGACAGGAAGCCGTCGAGCCCGGCCGGGGCGTACACCGGGACCCCGCTGCGGTGCAGGCCCCACGTGCACGCCACCCGGTAGCCCTCGATGTCGCCCCAGTGGTCGGGGTGCTCGTGGCTCAGCACGACGGCGTCGACATCGGCCAGTCCCACGTGACGCTGGAGGTTGGCCATGGTGCCCGACCCGGCGTCGAGCCACAGGGTCGTGCCCGCCCCGCGCACGAGGTAGCCGCTGCACGCCGACCCGGGCCCCGGGTAGCTGCCGCTGCAGCCGAGCACCGTCAGGTCGAGGGCCATGTCCAGGCCTCCACGTCGTCGAGCTCGGGCCCGAGGAGCCGGGCGCCCAGCAACCGGAACAGGTCCACGTCCCCGGACGACACGAACCGGTGGGCGCCCTTGCCGCTGCTCCGGCGCACCAGTCCCGTGTCGTCGAGGATGGCCCGGACCTCGAACGCCGTCTCCTCAGCCGACGAGACGAGCACCACTAAGCGACCCATCACGTCGCCGATGGTGCGGGCGAGGAACGGGTAGTGGGTGCACCCGAGCAGCACGGTGTCGACGCCGGCGACCCGCAGCGGCGCCAGCAGGCGCTCGGCCAGCACGTGGACCTGCTCGC
This Acidimicrobiales bacterium DNA region includes the following protein-coding sequences:
- the rph gene encoding ribonuclease PH, coding for MTERSYGRKPDDLRPVRFERDYTDFAAGSVLACMGRTRVLCTASVEEQVPRWMKGTGKGWVTAEYSLLPGSTTERVGREAVKGKQSGRTQEIQRLIGRSLRAVTDMSVLGEVSVVLDCDVLQADGGTRTAAICGAYVALHDALTRRTQRNPNRPHALREACAAVSVGVVDGVALLDVDYSEDVRAEVDMNIVMTSSGRFVEVQGTAEGMPFSRAELDDLLALAQHGIAEILDAQAAVLAEPPPARDPA
- a CDS encoding MBL fold metallo-hydrolase: MALDLTVLGCSGSYPGPGSACSGYLVRGAGTTLWLDAGSGTMANLQRHVGLADVDAVVLSHEHPDHWGDIEGYRVACTWGLHRSGVPVYAPAGLDGFLSGDAAPAFDWRVVADGDEITIGGLAVRFSRTVHPPETLAVRIDGDGRSLAYSADTGPGWSFAALGAGIDLALCEATYPHRQERAPLHLSAKEAGDMTREAGAAGLLLTHLWPTVDPAEILAEAAAAYGGPVDLARMNETYPV